One window of the Lytechinus variegatus isolate NC3 chromosome 3, Lvar_3.0, whole genome shotgun sequence genome contains the following:
- the LOC121412291 gene encoding macrophage migration inhibitory factor-like: protein MPLVVISTNIKRSSIPEGFLKGFSKVYSEAVNREEKMINCSLYADVEMIRNGTDEPACVITIRHTIPQDTDGRRETTRRLLEYAQTQLKLTDENMKRFSVVFLTPNETK, encoded by the exons ATGCCATTGGTCGTTATTAGCACAAACATCAAGAGATCTTCTATACCAGAAGGTTTTCTGAAAGGATTTTCCAAGGTTTACTCCGAGGCTGTAAACAGAGAAGAAAAG ATGATCAACTGTAGCCTGTATGCTGACGTTGAGATGATACGGAACGGAACCGATGAGCCAGCTTGCGTCATCACAATACGTCACACAATACCGCAAGACACCGACGGACGACGAGAAACGACCAGAAGGCTGCTAGAGTATGCGCAGACTCAGTTGAAGCTCactgatgaaaatatgaaaag ATTCAGCGTTGTCTTCCTTACACCGAACGAGACGAAATAG
- the LOC121411880 gene encoding macrophage migration inhibitory factor-like translates to MPLAVFVTNVDVSSTMEEIATGLSHILADRLHREEEKITVHIHPNQFMLRGGSTDPAGYISLCTSRGFGDVEHRRETSQKILDFIKEHLKLKNASRFMVYMHTMSADDIGVDGGLVSDRFGCMGQGGPFDVRWHKLTK, encoded by the exons ATGCCTCTTGCAGTGTTTGTGACGAATGTGGATGTCAGCTCGACGATGGAGGAGATTGCGACAGGACTTTCCCACATATTGGCAGACAGATTGCATAGGGAAGAGGAG AAGATAACCGTTCACATCCATCCGAATCAGTTCATGCTCCGGGGAGGGTCGACCGACCCGGCCGGCTATATCTCACTGTGTACATCCCGTGGATTCGGGGACGTAGAGCATCGGAGAGAAACATCTCAAAAGATCTTGGACTTCATCAAGGAGCACCTTAAACTTAAAAATGCCTCGAG GTTCATGGTCTATATGCACACGATGTCAGCCGACGATATCGGTGTCGATGGCGGTCTAGTATCGGATCGGTTTGGGTGCATGGGACAAGGAGGACCATTCGATGTCAGATGGCACAAATTGACCAAATAA